A stretch of DNA from Malus sylvestris chromosome 9, drMalSylv7.2, whole genome shotgun sequence:
gtCAATTCAGTAATTCCCACACCAATGACTAATGTTGGGAACGTATAACTAACACCATACATAACTGATTTttcccaacaaaagaaaattacagaAATAAGTTGGCACTATTGTATTTATGTGCTTAAtgctttcctttttctcttcgTAAATTATTGAATTTCTGGTCTAAATTAAACAGTTCTCACCAAATCTACCAAGGCCAGCATCAATGTCATTGATCATCAAGCAGCTCATCTTGCCCTGCAATagtcaagaaaaattaaaaatccatAGAAATTTATAGACGGTATGAAACAAGTGATGTCCAACAATGAAGCTAATTAGCACGATCCAAACATATATAGACTGTAACAAACAACTATTTTGTTGTGCTGTCTTCTGTGAATAAAATTAACAGTTCCATATAACACAGCAGTATTTATGGTCAGAGATCTGACGGAGAACAGCCTCCATCTTCTAGCTGAACAGATCCTCTCAATTACTTTTCAAATGGATTTAAGAGGTGATATTTAGaattgtagcccttgaagaacgaTTCCAGCTTAAAAGTAGCAGAGTTGACACAGTGTGCATGTGGTGACAAATTAGAATGGCAGTGCTTTGCTTCATGTGCCGCTTCTAAATTTCTCTATATGGTGCAACTTATCCCTAGTTTTCCAGTTTGCATTATCAGTGTCCTTTTGTCTACTAACCCTTTCAAATACTGTCATGATTGCATACAATTTCATCCCTAGCATTGAGGAGAAAAAGGACAAAACATAAAGCACCTAAAAAACTTCTTTGTagattttcacaaatatttcaaaACTCTGCAACCTCGCTCTCAGTTTCTGGTGACTTGGTAGTCTTAAATACCCTTCCGCAATGCCTTGTCAGTATACTTGAAagtctaaaacataaatttcatCTTAAAACTTAGCTCGCCAAATTGATCCTGTAGGCGTAATCACCGATTTTCAAGATGGTTCCGCATATTACGCATGGAGTGTCTAAAAGAGACTTAAAGAAGCTTTGTCGGACACATATGCATCAATGCATGATGTACACCAGGAGAAGTGAAAAATTGAATGCGCTAGTCTTTGAGTTAATCTTTTAATGCAGCATCTACTTTCTTATAGAAAGAATACAAAGGTATTACTACTACCCGCAAAACAATTCTTTGGCAGGTCTATCGTCCAGAGGATTTGGAAGATAAAAGGAGCTAATTCTGCTCGTGCTTTCTTTCATACTTTGGGAAAGCccatctccctccctccctctgtCTTAACTTTCTAAAGAAGTCGGTAATATTCGCAGACCCAATTCaataacagaaagaaaaaaatatagaatCATAAACCAAATAAATATTACATGACAATTATCAAAAAGCACTATTTAACTTCACAACCCAAGACATACATATGGATAAACTTGCATGGCAACGTCAAACAGCACTATTTAACTGCATAATCCCAGACATACATATATTAACAGTGAAAGTAGTAGAGCTTCTAACTTGGTTCTGGACCACTTGAGAAGCTGTTCTATAGCGTTCCCGTATCAATTTTCCCGGTTCTCCTGCAGCGGAACTTATGATTATATAAAGCCTGATTCTACAAGAAATTATAAACAGGGTAACAAATCTTCCATTGTCCTTGCAGTATGCCAGCTCAATTACTTGTTTCAGATCAGTAGATGGAGTTCCCAAAGAAATGAACAAATTCAATTGAAGATATGTATTGTGGGAAATTCTATAATCGGAAAACAGCAAAAATTTTAGGAAGTAACTTTATAATCATAGAAAGTTACCTGCTCTTTCTGATTCCAATTCCCCGGCAGACATAATTACAGGTTCAACTCCCATGGCTTGGAATATAAGTTCAGTCTGAAATGATTTTCCTTGCCCTTTTCCTCCCCAAATACCTATATGATAAAATGCTAAATTTTCAGAGGACATATCCTGTTAATGTGTCACCCCGAAAGACTAAACTCATTATCACTCATTCAGAAGATATTAAAAAAGTAGGTTAGGACTTAGGAGATAGAGAAGTTTTAAAGTAAGATTTAAAGTAAGACTCTAAAAGTAACCACATACAAAAATTTGGACGACCAGTGTTACAAAAGAAATGAATGTGACTTTTCAATATGTAGTATTTtgtcaaaacatcttaagaatCAGATCGATAACtccaagaagagaaaaaaaaaaatgaaacatgaTTGAATAACCTTAACATGAAATATCAATGACCAAAAAGCTTTATGAAAACTATCAACAAAAGTTCAACAAGAACCCATAAGAATAGCCGGTAAAGATTATAGTTACTGTATATACCTAGGATTAATGGAACTTTAGTATTTAGAAGAGGAGCAAGGTAGTTCTTCGCAATATGGCATACTGCATTGGGAAAAACAACACATGCACATAAGATTACAACAAATAACAATACCATCGTGTCTTTGATGAGCTGCACAAAACATGAAAGTTTCCAATGGTAAAACAAGAAATTTTCAATTACAGATCCATTAAGGAAACACAAATCATGTGTATAAAAATCCTGACAACAAGACCCCTGAGGGAAAGCATTAAGTGTAAATGAAGAAACTGGAGGTATCTGGTACAGGCTCTTATAGTGTAAACATAGCTATTAAAAATATTCCACTCAAAATTCGTGACAAAGACATGCACAATGAACCGTTATTGTACAAGGTGTGGTGATGGATGGACAAATTAATCTTATtagaaaattttaatataaCCTTCCTTTCATCTTAGCTACTAAAAACATATGCGAAAAGACAAGGATTTTGATTCGGCCCTAAGCAAACTGATCAAATACCAGataaacttttatttttgttcaaatttgcTAAACAAATGTCCAAACACATAGCATGGCCTCCAAAAGGACTGCAAATATTGGAAAAACCATGTTACCACAGGAAGGTGACAAAAGTACAGCGATTTTTACCAAGTTTTCGTACTGCTCTGACCTGAATCAtgacatttttattttaatcttttgcCCAGTTTCATAGAACTTACCAACTTTATCCTGTGAAACAGAAAGgcaacaaaaaagaaacataaaatcACTGACCAGAAATTGTCAGATTAAATTCATAAGAGTTAAGACATAAAAATTAAGCAAAAACATCAATGGATATGTTCTAACTTGACAAACCcataatgaaaaatcatcaaaattccCATCAATCACGCATTCAATCATCAGTAATGGCATTAATACCGAAAGAATCAAAGCAGTTGATCATTGGATTAGCATCTTAAAAACTGTTCAATCACAAATTAATCAATTTCAAAAGAATTGAATCACGAGATAATTGGAGCAATGTCCCTTAACTTTAGTTCAATTGGAGCTTTGGTCCTGAACTAAAAATTCGTGAGTATTAGTCCTTTTGGCTAAGTCCGTAAGCACCATCCATTTTTTGCCCCTTTAAACCCTTTAGTTTGGATGGAAGCTTtaaaggaccattgctccaatttctATTGAATCAAATACAAACCAAATAATCAGAAACAAGCAATACTTGATCATACCATGAACAGAGGCGCAACGTAATAATCGCCCTGAAGGTACTGGAAGGACCGCGTGACCTTCTGCCGATAATCAAACACGATATCGGAGTCTCGGCCGAGAAACTTTCCGACGAAGAGGTCGTCAACGAGGCCGGCCCGGGCACCGACGGCGATGTTCATGTTATCAGCCTCTTTGCCCAACCTGTACAAGTAGTCGTTTCCCTCGGAGTCCTTGGCCTCCCACGAGGACTGGTCAGAAAGCCGCTTCTTGTTGGGCCCGCCGCCGCTGTCGCTGATGGTGTCATTAGTGTCGGTCTGAGGGTCTGGGACGGAAGAGGGGGTTGTGGAGCAGCAGAGAGAGGAAATGAGGAATGGGGTTTTGGTGGTGGGAGGAAATGGGAGGGATAAGATTGGGGATTTGGAGAGAAATGGGTAGCAGCTGCAGAGAATCATGGCTTTTGAGGATTTGTGGGCTTTGAATTTTTGCGTGCTTTATGCCTTTGAGAGTTGGAGGAGTCTGTGAGTGTGTGATTGATGGTTTGGCGCCACAAATTAACGCAACCATATCCTCTGGTGTGGACTATCGGGAGGGAATTTGGTAATGTCCAACCTTAAGGTTGCGGCAATCAATTAGTTTCAAACTCTCGTCGAATATTATTAGAATTTAACACCATTTATGTTGGTATATTTATTACACTATAATAGTATATGTGTTGAAAATATTTGTGGGTTAATGAATGCCCACACACTAATGTGGACTTAGGAAATGAATGAGGATTGTATTTTTAAAAGGTGTGTGCTGTAAATTTCAAGATGTAATTATTACGTTTGTTtggagttgctctataaataaagCGCTTCGTGTGCTATCAAAATACactgagaagaagaaaagatcaATAACATCAGTATCTATCCCTCCCTCTTTTATTTGTTATCCCCTTGTGTTATAGTTACACTGTGGGATTTTACACCTGCTTCACTCCGGTCACTAGTAAAgattatctctctaacttttgtcattttataacatattatcagcacgactctctaaccgtttctcatttctcttcaccgaaagaaaaaaaaattgttttctcTAAGGATTTTActgttcctcttcttcctcttcctcaccTGCTGGATATATCCTCACGAAGAATTGTTTGCACCATGCTTGCTTCTAGTTCTCAACCTAACTGTTACTTATatatttgatttcttgtttggtgtagctCTTGACTACTAACTCAgtgtttatttatgttaattttactgcaatccaAGATAGTGTGGTATAATCACCCACCTTGAACTGCAAATTTAATCTTACtacaatccaagatggtgcggtatcatggcctatcttggactgcgggtctaattttactgcaaattttaggTGCAACGGTATAATTGCCCACCCtatcctgcatatttaaatttgcctgctgtttaattttattgcaattttaggtggtgcagtATAATCGCCCATCCTACTCTGTGTATTTAAATTTTCTTGCTACTTGAGTGGTGCAAAATAATCGCTCATCATATGTtatgagaatggtgcggtacaatcgccctcCTCATTCATCATGTAAATCTCGACCCAGAAGTTTtgagtgcttatcattttggcctgaagatcaaaatgaaaattttgtaagAACCATAAGTTCTAACACTACATACCTCTAGAATACATATAATTGCAAGTTTTTATACATCtcaattttctttcaaaaaagaaaatggcgaacttggcaaaacttgattttgttgccctGGACATTACTGGGAAGAACTACCTTACTTGGGTagtggataccaagatccatttGGAGGCAGGGAATCTTGGAGAAACAATCAAGGAGGAGAACAGTGCTTCTTCTTAAGATCGGGCAAAGGCCGTGATCTTTATCCGTCTCCACCTTGATGAAAGGCTACAAAGCGAGTACCTAACgcttgaagatccgttagctCTCTAGAAGGCATTGAGAAACAGATACAATCACTAGAaaacggtgattcttccaagtGCTCATTATAAGTGGACTCACTTAAGGATCTAGGATTTCAAGTCAGTGGTTGAGTACAATTCTGAGATGTTCAGAATTAGCTCCCAGATGAAACTCTGTGGGGAAACCATCACTAAGGTAGATatgctggaaaagactttcagcaccTTTCATGCCTTAAACGTGCTCCTACAACAGTAGTATAAAGAGCGAGGTTTCACTAAATACAATCAGCTGATATCTGTGCTTTTGGTAGCTGAACAAAACAATAAGCTCttgataaaaaatcatcaatccTGACCTACTCGATCTACACCATTCCCATAAGTGAATGATGCTTCCCTCGAATTGAATGCCACATCCTCTAGTGGCAATAATCATAAACGAGGATGTGGCCACAAGCGAGGGCGGTGGAACGGGAAAGGCAAGAATCATGGTGTCCAATTCcacaaccaggttccaaggcATAATTCAAGCCTGAACTTCAAAAATGTAAATCGCCACAAAGGAAAAACTCATATGAACAATGCTCCCAGAAACTCTGAAGGAGcttgccataggtgtggtggcaatgggcaCTAGGCACATACTtgtcgtaccccaaaacatctggtGGATCTATATCAAGCCTCTATTAAGGAGAAGGGTGTTAAGACCAATTTTCTCGACCAAGCTAAACCAATGGATATACATGATCCAGTGTGTGACTTATCAGGGCAGTTGAACACAACCCACTTAGATGTCTCAGACTTCATTGTGGAAATGGGGAATGAAGTCTATCAGTCCAACTGAatcatttatgtttgatgtactgaacttgtagtttaaaactagcatttcaaattcaataaaagtggcatTTAAATTTCCTGTTATAAATTGCTTTTAACCATGATCCCCTTTACTTAGAAAGCATGGATAAAAAGTATGGTCATTCTCAAAACATGAGAAATGGCAgagatatttgtcttgcagacagcGCAACCACGCATACAATACTTCGAAATCGAAGGTATTTCTCAAGATTGATGCTTACAAAAGTAAGGGTAACAATAATATCAGGCCAATCatatgtaattgaaggctcagggaaagcccaaattatgttaccaaatggaataATATTGTCCATACAGAATGCGTTGTACGCTACTCGatctactcgaaatttgttgaatttcaaggacatacgtttaaatggataccacattgaaacgaaaagtgtaaaaaatgtggagtatctatgcattacctccaatgatacccaaaAGCGTATATTAgagaagttgcatggtttgacgagtggattgtattatacatacataaagacagttgaatcacatactgtcatgaaccagaagttcattgattcaaaagtttacatgatttggcatgaccgtctgaGTCACCCAGGATTTACGATGAtgcgtagaatcattaccaactctaaagaacatccattattgagcagacacattGTTAACTCAAATAATAACCCTTGCCaggcttgttctcaagggaaattggtaattagaccattacaactaaaggttgatgctgaGTCCCCATCATTTCTACAAAGAATTCAAGAGGATATTTGTGGGCCTAATCAACCATACTGTGGACCATTatgatattttatggtttttgttgatgcatctacccaatggtcacatgtttgtctcttGTCTACTTAGAATGTAGCTTTTATGAGACTTCTTtctcagataattaagttgcaagcacagttcccagattaccccattaagtcaatccgacttgataatgctggtgaatttacatctcaaacctttgatgattattgcatgacattgggcattgatgttgaacaccctgttcctcatgtccatactcaaaatggtctAGCAGAGACATTTATCAAGTGGCTTCAATTAATAGCTcgcactctgctcatgaaaacaaaattgctaGTCTCTGCATAgggacatgccatcttacatgATGCATCATTGGTTCTattgagacctatagccaaccaccaatactcctcagtgcaactcgtgtttgggcatcagcaaaacatttcacatttacgagtttttggttgtgctgtttatgtgcctattgcaccacCAGAACGCattaaaatgggacctcagcgcagactgggaatttatgtgggttttgattcaccagcTATCaatagatatttggaacccttgacaggtgatatgtttacagcttgttttgctgattgtcactttgatgagacaatcttcccatcgttagggggagaaaataccattccagaagaacggcaagagttgacatgggttgttcccaccttatctcattttgatccacgtagcactcaatgtgaaaatgaagtgaaaatgatcgttcatcttcaaagtattgccaatcaaatgccagatggatttaatgatgctatgaaaatgacaaaatcacatataccagctacaAATGCAactgcaagaattgatgtccctattagacaaaataaagtggtagcgaatgattcatctggtgcacgcctgaagcgtggtatacccccaggttcaaaagattcaacccctcgaaagagaaagactagcacaactgaatccaaatgaaattattcaagaagaaaaaatgaatgacaaatccacaattcatgattttgtattttcagagaaagaaaatgtccttgatgtGACATATGTACCTAAAGAAACAGaggtacatgaaagcaaagaaacctccataaattatgcttgtactaatgaattggGAGATCggaatgaaataatcattgacGACATGTTCGCATTTGCaatagccactgaaatcatattaagtgatgatattgagccctGCTCTATCGATGAATGCAAACATAGACAAAATtagcctaagtggaaagatgcaatctaggcagaattaaattccttaggACTGGTACTCCAAACCCTGCCTGGTATAAACCCcgtgggttacaaatgggtattcataaGAAAGTGAaatgagaaaaacgagattgcaagatataaagcacgacaagttgcacaaggcttttcgcaaagacctggaattgattattgatgcaaaaattatcttaacacacaaatttaaccctcttttgacaattgtagtacaagtataagtagggatcgttctggaccagggattaggagggcttgctaataacctctaaactgactaaaaaacataaaactaaacttaaaaacacttaacaagactcacaagactcaaagcaaacttaaaatactcaaaacagcttaaaacaaccaaataaacttaaactagacactaggaatgactttggacaaaaattgacttttacttgaatcaaaacacttaaaaacacaaactaaacagatttgaaacactttgaaaaaagaaactaaaaagaggggttttgatttggatgaagttgaaacaaacaaacaagtatgaaaaactagacagattgtaaaacaaatttgagaaataagatgatggatgggatagctagaggctttttctccacacatgacatgtatgcaaataactcgatttccaattactacttcattgaattatgaacgacaatgctccaaattaaccgtgacatcactagttaactctcagattttccttgttttattggattggatgacatcgttcgacaacccaaaacattcttctaaagttccctacatgacatcataatagagatacaatcaaagaacattacgtttaatgaaaatcataagcattgacaaagcacttgcaactatgacatcatgtcactcatgctaggaattgaacttaacgcgatcgtttataagcgaccttcactacatgtaaatataagtttgtatagattatgtgaaacttccttatattctagcaacggatttatgcatgccaattaagtgtcgacccttaattaacaaatacaaataagttatcaatcaaatagttaagccaattgcattcatgattcaagagttcataattggaatttatcaaattatattgcacacatagtcaaggctttgaaatcacccctagccaagaagggtttagccactcatatttacaacaaaatgaaaggaaatgaatttaaacattagaaacaaaagaaagaaaacacctaaacgctccaatgatccaagttggacagcaagcacgtccaagcactttccttcccttcctttgctacgacaCAAGGTGTTGGAGAGtatttgaaggtttgtttgtatggaggaatggatgtgaagatgaatggatgtgtttggatgaaggttgtgttgaaatgggagtgaatgatctaaccaagtccgaactaaatttatgttacacacacttccttttatagaggaagtgcatggcaatggaggggaacatggagtagtgtagcaattgagtgcaatgatgcatgaaatctgaaatgatggagggaacaaggaatggtgtagcaatcgagtgcaatgattcaatgtaatgatgcatgaaatctgaaatgatggaggggacaagggtgattatgcatggcataggtggaaaggtgagtaagtggtgaatcaatgagtgcaaggaggtgaaaggatattgtgcacatggtagacaaaggaaaggaagtggaatgatgcatcaaatgagttaatggagggaacatggatgatgatgacggcataggaatccaaagggagtgcaatggtagtgcacgacaatgatggaaaggtgaatggtggagtgacacccctttgtggttgagctctttgtcatttttacattaattcttctttctctttaacacattcctagcctctttagtcttcaatttcgtccatccaccttgctccatgcatgtgctattcattccaagcccaaaactgctccaaaatgcaccaaaatgcattttattgctttataaggcctatggacctacaaacacacgaaaatagcttaaaatacataattaactaagaaataacaacataaatgcatgagaacaagctaaatcagtcacataaatatgctcttatcaaattctcccacacttagcttttgctagtcctcgagcaaaacaaaacaaacgaaacaaacaaaacacaacctaaatcttccaacatttgcctcagggatttttaatgaaacatgacatgttaaaaatcatcattcccacaaattttggtcatctttacacttgagcacatacttaatcacagtcaccacttactagttcacaattaaccaattaaaacaatgttttgaatatagtaacatgccttagagaatttgctcaattccttacaagatactctctattttcacacacattttctgactacacaccctacactagtatatgtgagaagattgatgtaaacacgaaagactaggactcacatatgttataacaaagaaagcaattttctggagttattaagcatgtttagatatgatctcatgaatggaatgctactacttagatgcgagaaccaatgacaccatatgctcataccaatttcgaactccacaaattgaaacacacaacactcaagattgaagtcaagggttgtaacagggcttgggggtaatggctaataaagaaaggataggaataacaaacgttcttaaagggataccaagcaaagcaatgaaatagacacttggaattcactttagaatgcagaatcaacttttaaatacaaatggaagattcatgcaacacttagggctctttttcatactctttttaattcttttttccttttcactctttttttttcttttctaccggTGCCTTATTCAGGActttgacacacacacacacacaagaatcacttcccccacacttgctttctgcaatacattgataaaaaaaggagttcattttaagtcatgctttactatgcttcaagaataagggtatggatggtcctaaaactaggctaggtaaggatagtgtgggttaacaaagaatagaggcttaacaaggctcaacggggttaaacttaaacacataatgaaataggggcacggcaatttggctttggtggtcactacacaacttcatcttgaatatgtgttatgcaaatcaataacatgctttgaatgaaataggcatgagttctagcgtttggaactaaatgatgaaacgtcttctaagtagcaaccaagcaaagaataatgagattatgcaacgactttagaaaacaatgatgcacagattattaactctccaaataaacatttaggctcaagtctcacaaggttgtagcattcatttgagttccttccttcaagcatgttacaaaaactgatttttcctttatgattgcatgtgaattcataaattataaccacaaccaagcatacaccaaagagtaaatcaaattttcatccatgtttataactctctttaacagttatgtaattaaaacccaaatcctcatcattgtgttggaaggcaccctaagacacaaataaacacacaaaaacaactcttttttttgggtttttcaaaacaatttttttaatttttatgagattttcggatttttatgtcaaaacacactaaaacactccaaaacagcttaaaaacatttaaaaacagcaag
This window harbors:
- the LOC126634146 gene encoding ribulose bisphosphate carboxylase/oxygenase activase, chloroplastic, whose translation is MILCSCYPFLSKSPILSLPFPPTTKTPFLISSLCCSTTPSSVPDPQTDTNDTISDSGGGPNKKRLSDQSSWEAKDSEGNDYLYRLGKEADNMNIAVGARAGLVDDLFVGKFLGRDSDIVFDYRQKVTRSFQYLQGDYYVAPLFMDKVVCHIAKNYLAPLLNTKVPLILGIWGGKGQGKSFQTELIFQAMGVEPVIMSAGELESERAGEPGKLIRERYRTASQVVQNQGKMSCLMINDIDAGLGRFGNTQMTVNNQIVVGTLMNLCDNPTRVSIGQDWRDSDITNRVPIIVTGNDLSKIYAPLIRDGRMEKFYWQPNHEDIINMVHRMYEKDGISRDEVVRIVDTFPNQALDFYGALRSRTYDRSISKWVDDIGGVESLGNKLIKGRKNDSLPVFTPPEQTMEALLESGYSLIKEQQLIMETKLSKVYMKNMDD